One Mercurialis annua linkage group LG3, ddMerAnnu1.2, whole genome shotgun sequence DNA window includes the following coding sequences:
- the LOC126671505 gene encoding uncharacterized protein LOC126671505 isoform X2 — MQRISSRFSRTLPISILSSNTLNQRVFTTHSLNSHLLKQESNHIPTHFGKWASLGFVRTSKFASGFAPLQQKPLDSIMDIQRAKTKSPEDLASIWDDYHLGRGHIGASMKAKLYHLLVQRATDCRYFVIPMWRGSGYTTMFAQGTGSAVQCNAIELLKPEY, encoded by the exons ATGCAGCGCATTTCATCAAGATTCTCAAGAACCTTACCAATCTCAATTCTCTCGTCTAACACATTAAACCAGCGAGTTTTCACCACCCACTCTTTGAATTCACATCTCCTTAAACAAGAATCCAACCACATTCCAACTCATTTTGGCAAATGGGCTTCTCTTGGTTTTGTTAGAACCTCAAAGTTTGCAAGTGGGTTCGCTCCTTTGCAGCAAAAGCCGCTCGATTCTATTATGGATATTCAACGGGCCAAAACCAAGTCACCTGAGGATCTTGCTTCAATTTGGGATGAT TATCACTTGGGAAGAGGTCATATTGGTGCATCTATGAAAGCTAAACTTTATCATCTGCTAGTGCAAAGAGCAACAGACTG CCGGTACTTTGTTATTCCTATGTGGAGAGGAAGTGGTTATACGACGATGTTTGCTCAAG GAACTGGAAGTGCAGTGCAGTGCAATGCCATCGAATTGCTGAAGCCTGAATATTAG
- the LOC126671505 gene encoding uncharacterized protein LOC126671505 isoform X1, protein MQRISSRFSRTLPISILSSNTLNQRVFTTHSLNSHLLKQESNHIPTHFGKWASLGFVRTSKFASGFAPLQQKPLDSIMDIQRAKTKSPEDLASIWDDYHLGRGHIGASMKAKLYHLLVQRATDCRYFVIPMWRGSGYTTMFAQVNMPHMSFTGLEDYKAKGTQASPYFTVSFYTEFAESKDLVLIRGDIVFASKLSDEEAKWLLEAAQSFYINDARFKLVERFNKETHDFELKDVLRSLNMPIL, encoded by the exons ATGCAGCGCATTTCATCAAGATTCTCAAGAACCTTACCAATCTCAATTCTCTCGTCTAACACATTAAACCAGCGAGTTTTCACCACCCACTCTTTGAATTCACATCTCCTTAAACAAGAATCCAACCACATTCCAACTCATTTTGGCAAATGGGCTTCTCTTGGTTTTGTTAGAACCTCAAAGTTTGCAAGTGGGTTCGCTCCTTTGCAGCAAAAGCCGCTCGATTCTATTATGGATATTCAACGGGCCAAAACCAAGTCACCTGAGGATCTTGCTTCAATTTGGGATGAT TATCACTTGGGAAGAGGTCATATTGGTGCATCTATGAAAGCTAAACTTTATCATCTGCTAGTGCAAAGAGCAACAGACTG CCGGTACTTTGTTATTCCTATGTGGAGAGGAAGTGGTTATACGACGATGTTTGCTCAAG TAAACATGCCACACATGAGTTTCACTGGTCTAGAAGATTACAAGGCGAAAGGAACTCAGGCATCGCCCTACTTTACAGTGAGCTTCTACACCGAGTTTGCAGAAAGCAAGGATTTGGTACTTATCAGAGGAGATATAGTTTTTGCCAGCAAGCTTTCCGATGAAGAGGCAAAGTGGCTCCTAGAGGCTGCTCAGTCTTTCTATATAAATGATGCAAGATTCAAGTTGGTTGAGAGATTCAACAAAGAGACGCATGATTTCGAGCTCAAGGATGTACTTAGATCTCTGAATATGCCTATTTTGTAA
- the LOC126673423 gene encoding apoptosis inhibitor 5-like protein API5: MTDSAEAAKHIENLYEFGERLNESKDKSQNVNDYQGILDSAKTNTKAKQLAAQLIPRFFKFFPQLSSRAVDIHLDLIEEEELGVRVQAIRGLPLFCKDTPEYLSKIVDILVQLLSADEFVERDAVHKALMSLMRQDVKASLTALFKHIGSTDEPSGDEHRDRVISFIRDKVFPLKTELLRPQEEMERHITDLIRKSLIDVSGEEFKMFMDFLKGLSIFGDKAPPERMKELIEIIEGQADLDSQLDVSDSDHINRLVLCLYTALPFFVRGASSSKFLTYLNKLIIPAFDQLPEDRKLDLLKALAEISPCTLPQDSRQILPSIVQLLKNYMPRKKTGEEMNFTYVECLLYAFHHLAHKAPNATNSLCGYKIVTGQPSDRLGEDFSEVSKDFSERLSNVEELTKATMKKLTQGMAEHNKAMAAAKTDEAKDSIKIQKQNATIGLRTCNNILAMTKPLHSKTPSFIGDKKSVNLSWKEVAKAAAASTTAETGGKRPANAANGSGNIAKKGRGAGGLPNQLVNRALEGISHGGRGGTRGRGRGRGWGGYGRGRGRGYNR; encoded by the exons ATGACTGACTCGGCCGAGGCAGCTAAGCACATCGAGAATCTTTACGAGTTCGGTGAGCGGCTCAATGAGTCCAAAGATAAGTCTCAG AATGTAAATGATTACCAAGGGATTTTAGATTCAGCTAAAACTAACACGAAGGCGAAGCAGTTAGCAGCTCAGTTAATTCCGAGGTTTTTCAAATTCTTCCCGCAACTATCCAGCCGAGCTGTCGACATTCATCTTGATTTAATCGAGGAGGAAGAGCTCGGG GTTCGAGTGCAAGCAATTAGAGGGTTGCCCCTATTCTGCAAGGATACACCCGAGTATCTTTCGAAAATTGTTGACATTCTTGTGCAACTACTTTCAGCCG ACGAATTTGTGGAGCGGGATGCAGTACACAAAGCTCTTATGTCATTAATGAGGCAGGACGTGAAAG CCTCTTTAACTGCTTTATTTAAGCACATCGGAAGCACTGATGAACCAAGTGGAGATGAACATCGTGATAGAGTTATCAGCTTTATTAGAGATAAG GTTTTCCCCCTTAAAACTGAACTCTTGAGACCTCAAGAGGAAATGGAGCGGCATATTACTGATTTGATTAGGAAG AGCTTAATAGATGTAAGTGGAGAAGAATTCAAAATGTTTATGGACTTTTTAAAAGGTTTGAGCATATTTGGAGATAAAGCTCCTCCAGAGCGCATGAAGGAGCTTATTGAGATTATTGAAGGGCAGGCTGATTTAGATTCCCAGCTTGAT GTTTCTGACTCTGACCATATTAACAGGCTGGTATTATGCCTTTACACAGCACTTCCATTTTTTGTG CGCGGTGCATCAAGCAGCAAGTTTCTGACCTATTTGAATAAGTTAATAATACCTGCTTTTGATCAG CTTCCTGAGGATCGGAAGCTTGATTTGCTTAAAGCACTTGCAGAAATTTCACCTTGCACTCTGCCACAGGATTCACGCCAGATTCTTCCTTCCATTGTTCAACTGTTAAAG AATTATATGCCTCGGAAGAAAACCGGAGAAGAGATGAATTTTACTTATGTCGAGTGCCTGTTATACGCATTTCACCATTTAGCGCATAAG GCTCCAAATGCCACAAACAGTCTATGTGGTTACAAGATAGTAACTGGCCAGCCATCAGACAGGCTTGGGGAGGACTTCTCCGAGGTGTCCAAGGATTTCTCAGAGAG GTTGAGCAATGTAGAGGAGTTAACCAAGGCTACAATGAAAAAATTGACACAGGGAATGGCTGAGCACAATAAAGCAATGGCAGCTGCAAAGACAGATGAAGCAAAGGACAGCATA AAAATTCAAAAGCAAAATGCTACAATTGGGCTACGAACCTGCAATAACATTTTGGCAATGACAAAG CCATTACATTCGAAGACACCTTCATTTATCGGAGATAAGAAGAGTGTCAATCTTTCTTGGAAAGAAGTGGCAAAAGCTGCTGCAGCTTCCACCACCGCAGAAACTGG AGGGAAACGACCTGCTAATGCTGCTAACGGGTCTGGCAACATTGCGAAAAAGGGTCGTGGGGCTGGCGGCTTACCAAATCAACTAGTTAATAGGGCGTTGGAAGGCATATCTCACGGAGGGAGAGGAGGCACACggggcagaggtagaggtagagggtGGGGTGGATACGGACGTGGAAGAGGAAGAGGCTATAATAGGTAA
- the LOC126673422 gene encoding glutamate receptor 2.7-like, protein MKIGNSSSRFSILFLLLNSFFFCYGSKSAFRDDDKQIVNIGGIIEVNSRMGREEKIAMELAVLNFNNHSKYYNLSLHIQDHQAHPLKSVLAAETLIKEKSVKAIIGMERWNEASLVAEIGNQAQIPILSFSRPAITPPLSQFRWPFLARMAYNNSEQMNCIAELTRLYNWRRVITVYEDNGDYGDLALLSQALQKSGRMIEHNLVLPSISSLYDRKKIVKEELRKLEEVKSRVFIVLQTSLPLVIHLFREAKEMGFVGKDSVWILTESVTSFLDSVDISVIYSMEGALGIRTTYSDSSREYTSFYSQFRRSFRSEYPEEDNSEPGYYALRAYDSITTITKAMEEMSNNFSNSKSFLNHILLSDFTGLSGQIQFKEGELLHSPTLRIVNVVGKKYKEIDLWEPEFGFKRSRTGDEDVNDDGGVIGLESPVNWPGDLKRSPKGWAMPSNAKPMIIGVPGRTAFSKFVEVVDASKNIYDGYCIDLFRKVEEVLGYNLSYRFVPYYGTYDDLVNHVYNKTYDAIVGDITILAERVDKVDFTQPYAESGLSMIVPVKSEESAWMFMKPFTWQMWVVTVAILIYTMFIVWFLEHQINPEFSGSLKNQVGTTVWYTFSSLFFAHKEKIYSNLTRLVIVVWLFVVLILTSSYTASLSSTLTIKRLQPNVTDIEWLIKNNLPVGCDGDSFVRNYLVNVLKFKLENIKTVSSEYNYTEAFRDQKIYAAFVELPYQKVFTNQYCKKFVAAAPTFTFGGLGFVFQRGSPLRADVSKAILKLSENGTLKDLEKKWFAPSSECTGNANDNENESLSLKSFWGLYLISGATSTICLLLFLIRSLKKYCHYRKIIQGSATPSEKSTVWGNTITLAKYIYNGESAIPGRSSNFSQTPNVHGWIIPSWESASSSNPGSFSASTPPEIEVVNIPENLQDSDRELRSEA, encoded by the exons atgaaaattgGCAACTCAAGTTCAAGATTTtccattctttttcttctacTGAACTCCTTTTTCTTCTGCTATGGATCTAAATCCGCTTTCCGAGATGACGATAAACAAATCGTAAACATTGGCGGAATCATTGAAGTTAATTCAAGAATGGGCAGAGAAGAGAAAATCGCTATGGAATTAGCTGTTCTGAACTTTAACAATCATTCAAAATATTACAATCTTTCTCTTCACATTCAAGATCATCAAGCACACCCTCTAAAATCTGTTCTTGCAGCTGAAACATTGATAAAAGAGAAGTCGGTGAAAGCAATTATCGGCATGGAGCGATGGAACGAGGCCAGTTTAGTTGCTGAAATCGGAAATCAAGCTCAAATTCCGATTCTTTCATTTTCCAGACCAGCTATAACACCACCGTTATCGCAATTTCGCTGGCCGTTTTTGGCGAGAATGGCTTACAATAACTCTGAACAAATGAATTGTATCGCAGAACTAACTCGGTTATATAATTGGAGAAGAGTTATAACAGTTTATGAAGATAATGGTGATTATGGAGACTTGGCACTTCTGTCTCAGGCACTACAAAAGTCGGGTAGGATGATCGAGCATAATCTAGTTCTTCCATCAATTTCTTCACTATATGATcggaaaaaaattgttaaagaaGAGCTTAGGAAGCTGGAAGAAGTAAAATCGCGAGTTTTTATCGTTCTTCAGACATCATTGCCTTTGGTAATACATTTATTTAGAGAAGCTAAGGAAATGGGATTCGTAGGGAAGGACTCGGTGTGGATACTTACAGAAAGCGTTACGAGTTTTCTCGACTCTGTTGACATTTCTGTTATTTATTCTATGGAAGGTGCTCTAGGAATCAGAACTACGTATTCTGACAGTAGTAGAGAGTACACAAGTTTCTATTCACAGTTTCGACGAAGTTTCAGGTCTGAGTATCCTGAAGAAGACAATTCCGAACCAGGGTATTATGCTCTACGAGCATACGATAGCATTACAACAATCACGAAGGCCATGGAAGAAATGTctaacaattttagcaattcGAAATCTTTCTTGAATCACATATTACTAAGCGATTTTACCGGTTTGAGCGGTCAGATACAATTCAAAGAAGGGGAGTTATTGCATAGTCCAACATTAAGGATTGTGAATGTTGTTGGAAAAAAATATAAGGAAATTGACTTGTGGGAGCCAGAGTTTGGATTCAAAAGAAGTAGAACAGGCGACGAAGATGTAAATGATGATGGTGGTGTTATCGGACTAGAAAGTCCGGTGAATTGGCCCGGGGATTTAAAACGGAGTCCGAAAGGATGGGCAATGCCTTCAAATGCAAAGCCGATGATTATCGGCGTTCCGGGGAGGACAGCATTTTCGAAATTTGTGGAAGTGGTGGATGCAAGTAAGAATATATATGATGGCTATTGCATTGATCTGTTTCGTAAGGTGGAAGAGGTATTGGGATATAATCTGTCTTACAGATTTGTACCATACTACGGCACCTATGACGATCTTGTGAATCATGTATATAACAAG ACTTATGATGCTATAGTGGGAGATATTACAATACTAGCTGAAAGGGTAGATAAAGTGGATTTCACTCAACCATATGCAGAATCAGGTCTGTCTATGATAGTTCCTGTTAAATCTGAAGAATCCGCTTGGATGTTTATGAAGCCTTTTACTTGGCAAATGTGGGTGGTCACTGTTGCCATTCTGATCTATACAATGTTCATAGTTTGGTTCCTAGAGCACCAAATTAATCCCGAATTTAGCGGTTCGTTGAAGAATCAGGTCGGAACTACAGTTTGGTACActttctcttctcttttcttcGCTCACA AGGAGAAAATTTACAGTAACTTGACTCGGTTGGTGATTGTAGTATGGCTATTTGTTGTCTTGATTTTAACTTCAAGTTATACTGCTAGTCTGAGTTCAACGCTTACAATCAAACGGCTACAGCCGAATGTTACTGATATCGAATGGTTAATAAAGAATAACTTACCAGTAGGATGTGATGGGGATTCTTTTGTAAGGAATTACCTGGTAAATGTGCTTAAGTTCAAATTAGAGAATATCAAGACTGTTAGTAGTGAATACAATTATACTGAAGCATTTCGGGATCAAAAAATCTACGCTGCCTTCGTTGAACTACCATATCAGAAAGTATTCACCAATCAATACTGCAAGAAATTCGTCGCGGCTGCACCAACCTTTACATTTGGAGGATTAGGCTTT GTATTTCAGAGAGGCTCTCCATTACGAGCTGATGTTTCAAAAGCCATATTGAAGCTATCAGAGAACGGAACGCTAAAAGACCTAGAAAAAAAGTGGTTTGCTCCATCATCAGAATGTACGGGAAACGCAAATGATAATGAAAATGAAAGCTTGAGCCTGAAAAGCTTTTGGGGTCTATACCTGATATCCGGTGCCACTTCTACAATTTGTCTCCTACTCTTTCTGATTCGCTCACTGAAAAAATATTGTCACTATCGAAAGATCATACAAGGCAGTGCGACTCCAAGCGAAAAGAGTACAGTTTGGGGAAACACAATTACTCTGGCGAAGTATATTTATAACGGAGAATCTGCTATTCCTGGAAGGTCGTCGAATTTTTCTCAAACACCGAATGTGCATGGATGGATCATACCAAGCTGGGAATCTGCCAGTTCCAGCAATCCAGGGAGTTTTTCGGCCTCTACTCCACCTGAAATAGAAGTAGTAAATATTCCTGAGAATCTTCAGGATTCTGATCGCGAACTGAGGTCGGAAGCGTAA